One stretch of Rhodothermia bacterium DNA includes these proteins:
- a CDS encoding glycosyl hydrolase 53 family protein, producing MRQTYFKLFFLFWVLLTSACDNSQPKLPRPEENIFLQGADISFLPEIRNSGVKTYSDGQEEDMLETLKKAGVNVIRLRLWKDPLNETSSLKTVKSLSNEAKALGFKTLISLHYSDTWADPGKQTKPEIWKNVMATSLRDSVYIYTKKIMEALRPDYLQIGNEINGGLLWPDGDYKHFDEAITLIAQAAKAIRSVDPETKIILHYAGFEYANAFFSKFATIDYDIIGLSYYPIWHGKDLPKLTSELSSLSLIYNKSIMIVETAYPWTLSWNDWTNNIVGLSSQLLPEYPASPEGQKAYLMKIKDILKNTPKGLGFCYWGGEWISYKGNQARDGSSFENQAFWDFENKRLPVLDAY from the coding sequence ATGAGGCAGACGTATTTTAAATTATTCTTCCTTTTTTGGGTATTGCTAACATCAGCCTGCGATAATTCCCAACCTAAATTACCGCGCCCTGAAGAAAATATATTTCTCCAAGGCGCCGATATTTCTTTCCTACCAGAAATCCGAAATTCAGGGGTAAAAACCTACTCCGATGGTCAAGAGGAAGATATGCTCGAGACGCTAAAAAAGGCAGGTGTAAATGTGATTCGCCTTAGACTTTGGAAAGATCCCTTAAATGAAACTTCCTCTTTAAAGACGGTTAAAAGCTTAAGTAATGAAGCCAAAGCCTTGGGCTTTAAAACGCTTATCTCGCTTCATTATTCAGACACTTGGGCCGATCCCGGAAAACAGACTAAACCGGAAATTTGGAAAAATGTGATGGCCACTTCATTACGAGATAGTGTATATATATATACCAAAAAAATAATGGAAGCATTAAGACCCGACTACCTTCAAATTGGAAATGAAATTAATGGTGGATTATTGTGGCCAGATGGAGATTATAAACATTTTGATGAGGCGATTACCTTGATCGCTCAAGCAGCTAAAGCGATAAGATCAGTCGATCCGGAAACAAAGATTATTTTACATTATGCTGGATTTGAATATGCGAATGCTTTTTTTTCTAAGTTTGCAACAATTGATTATGATATTATAGGTCTTAGTTATTACCCAATATGGCATGGAAAAGACCTTCCAAAACTAACCTCTGAACTTTCAAGCCTCTCTTTAATCTATAATAAATCTATCATGATTGTTGAGACGGCTTACCCTTGGACACTGAGTTGGAATGACTGGACAAACAACATTGTGGGTTTATCTTCTCAATTATTGCCTGAATACCCAGCATCACCTGAAGGTCAGAAAGCGTATTTAATGAAAATTAAAGATATTCTTAAAAACACGCCAAAAGGTTTAGGATTTTGCTATTGGGGTGGAGAATGGATCAGTTACAAAGGAAATCAAGCGAGAGATGGATCTTCTTTTGAAAATCAAGCATTTTGGGATTTTGAAAATAAACGTCTGCCTGTTTTAGATGCTTATTGA
- a CDS encoding galactokinase, which produces MRTITHEQMPLHTGLAQRGISKQEISALADGISADLAYIREMPSYNSEAIFGYFIPGRLEVLGKHTDYAGGSSLVCAVNKGFRIYGLKSDDGLLHIHHLDQKINITIDLSAHRSPASGWEVYVQTVLRRLTANFGKLSGGDLFITSDLPQAAGMSSSSAFIVALLLALTEMNQLRTHPLWISQIKTQEDLATYASCIENGMSFGTLRGERGVGTLGGSQDHVAILCSRAGCLNHFSYAPTCFKKAIALPPEFQFVIGHSGILAEKTGDALELYNRTSSLAQALVEAWNHGEGGNFPHIGALLQHPKFDLYTIWKHLLLRRKTFSDVALMDRLDHFMVETDLVEEAVKALEQDQIISFGRLSFQSQHYAERLLHNQVQETTFLVSTARRLGALAASAFGAGFGGAVWALVHTYDVPLFLQKWEATYAHTFPNRVSLSQFFPVIPGSPAFALPL; this is translated from the coding sequence ATGCGTACAATTACCCACGAGCAAATGCCTTTGCATACGGGACTTGCTCAAAGAGGAATTTCGAAGCAAGAAATCTCGGCCTTGGCTGACGGCATTTCTGCTGATCTCGCGTACATCCGTGAAATGCCCTCTTACAACTCGGAAGCCATTTTCGGATATTTTATTCCCGGCAGATTAGAGGTTCTGGGCAAACATACCGATTATGCTGGCGGGAGTAGTTTGGTATGTGCTGTAAATAAAGGGTTTAGGATTTATGGCCTAAAATCAGATGATGGCTTATTGCATATCCACCATTTAGACCAAAAAATAAACATCACCATAGACCTTTCTGCACACCGCTCACCAGCATCGGGCTGGGAAGTCTATGTGCAAACCGTTTTACGGAGGCTAACCGCCAATTTTGGTAAACTTTCGGGTGGAGACCTCTTTATCACTTCCGACTTGCCCCAAGCGGCAGGGATGAGCAGTTCAAGCGCTTTTATTGTTGCCTTGCTCCTTGCACTGACCGAAATGAACCAACTTAGGACACATCCTTTATGGATAAGCCAAATTAAAACACAAGAAGACTTGGCAACCTATGCCAGTTGTATTGAAAATGGGATGAGTTTTGGGACGCTAAGAGGGGAAAGAGGCGTCGGTACATTGGGCGGAAGCCAAGATCATGTGGCCATTTTGTGCAGTCGTGCCGGTTGCCTAAACCATTTTTCTTACGCACCAACCTGCTTCAAAAAAGCGATTGCTTTACCGCCAGAATTTCAGTTTGTGATTGGGCACTCTGGCATACTGGCCGAAAAGACAGGGGACGCACTTGAGTTATACAACCGTACTTCGAGTTTGGCGCAGGCATTGGTCGAAGCATGGAATCACGGTGAAGGTGGGAATTTCCCCCATATCGGCGCATTGCTACAGCACCCTAAATTTGATCTCTATACCATCTGGAAACACCTATTGCTCCGAAGAAAAACCTTTTCAGACGTAGCGCTAATGGATCGTTTAGACCATTTTATGGTGGAAACCGATCTGGTGGAGGAGGCCGTGAAAGCTTTGGAGCAAGATCAAATCATTTCTTTTGGGCGGTTGTCCTTTCAATCACAGCATTATGCCGAGCGACTTCTACACAATCAAGTACAAGAGACCACTTTTCTCGTCTCAACAGCACGGAGGTTAGGTGCATTGGCGGCTTCTGCCTTTGGTGCGGGCTTTGGCGGAGCTGTTTGGGCTTTGGTACATACCTACGATGTTCCGCTCTTTTTGCAAAAATGGGAGGCCACCTATGCACATACATTTCCAAATAGGGTTTCGCTTTCGCAATTTTTTCCAGTAATTCCCGGATCACCCGCTTTTGCACTGCCCTTGTGA